From Leptotrichia wadei, one genomic window encodes:
- the murD gene encoding UDP-N-acetylmuramoyl-L-alanine--D-glutamate ligase — protein MDKKGIVFGAGLSGLGAKELLEKNGYEVYLIDDKVALPSEEGIRLLNEGGIEFVVKSPGIPWKAELLKVAKEKNVKVISEIDLAYKYVDKNIKIISFTGTNGKTTTSTKMAELLNFAGFRARLAGNAGFSFAKLVADEEELDYVVLELSSYQLENNPQIHSNIAGIINLTPDHLTRYNSVEDYYITKFAIFDKQTEDDFALINLDDKVFDELYKRSEINERVKAQKVYLSTQAKGTVFVYENNIRVMKNLNSRIDEIQNFEEKIDEVSEILMKTDELSLKGKHNLENMLFLISSAKILNVENEKLVEFLKTTTALEHRLENFFVKGNTTFINDSKGTNVESTLKAIDSFNNAIIMILGGDDKKIDNMPLIKRVKEKVDFVYLIGDNAQILIDDMEKVGYKNYKNLETVENVLNYLKENVDFSKDQTVLFSPATSSFCQFKSFEHRGKVFKELTEKIIGK, from the coding sequence ATGGATAAAAAAGGGATTGTATTCGGTGCTGGGTTAAGTGGGCTTGGTGCGAAGGAATTACTGGAAAAAAATGGATATGAAGTGTATTTGATAGATGATAAGGTTGCATTGCCGTCAGAGGAAGGGATTAGACTTTTGAATGAAGGAGGAATTGAGTTTGTTGTGAAAAGTCCTGGAATTCCTTGGAAGGCGGAACTTTTGAAGGTTGCAAAGGAAAAGAACGTTAAAGTTATTTCAGAAATAGATTTGGCTTATAAGTATGTGGATAAAAATATAAAAATTATTTCATTTACTGGAACAAATGGAAAAACTACGACATCGACAAAAATGGCAGAACTTTTAAATTTTGCTGGATTTCGTGCCAGACTTGCTGGAAATGCCGGATTTTCATTTGCAAAGCTGGTGGCTGATGAGGAAGAGCTGGATTATGTTGTGCTGGAACTTAGCAGTTATCAATTGGAGAATAATCCGCAAATTCATTCAAATATCGCTGGAATAATAAATTTGACGCCAGATCATCTGACAAGATATAATTCAGTAGAAGATTATTATATTACAAAGTTTGCAATTTTTGATAAGCAGACTGAAGATGACTTTGCATTGATTAATTTAGATGATAAGGTTTTTGATGAATTGTATAAAAGAAGTGAAATAAATGAAAGAGTAAAGGCTCAAAAAGTATATTTGAGTACACAGGCAAAGGGAACAGTTTTTGTTTATGAAAATAATATCCGTGTAATGAAGAATTTAAATAGCCGTATTGATGAAATTCAAAATTTTGAAGAAAAAATTGATGAAGTTTCAGAAATTTTGATGAAAACGGATGAATTGTCGTTAAAAGGGAAACATAATTTGGAAAATATGCTGTTTTTAATAAGTTCGGCAAAAATATTGAATGTGGAAAATGAAAAATTAGTTGAATTTTTGAAAACGACAACTGCATTGGAGCATAGGCTTGAAAACTTCTTTGTAAAAGGAAATACAACGTTTATTAATGATTCTAAAGGAACAAATGTGGAATCGACATTGAAGGCTATTGATTCGTTTAATAATGCAATTATTATGATTTTAGGTGGAGATGATAAGAAAATTGATAATATGCCTTTAATTAAAAGAGTTAAGGAAAAAGTTGATTTTGTTTATTTGATTGGAGATAATGCTCAGATTTTGATTGATGATATGGAAAAAGTTGGATATAAGAATTATAAAAATTTAGAGACAGTTGAAAATGTGCTGAATTATTTAAAGGAAAATGTGGATTTTTCAAAGGATCAGACAGTGCTGTTTTCACCTGCGACTTCTAGTTTTTGCCAATTCAAGAGTTTTGAACATAGGGGAAAAGTATTTAAGGAACTGACAGAAAAAATTATTGGGAAATAG
- the mraY gene encoding phospho-N-acetylmuramoyl-pentapeptide-transferase, translating into MLYLLQDLFINSWGVLRIFKSIMLRASVAFMIAFLFMLIFGKPFIAWLKKKKYGDTAREEGPKSHFDKSGTPTMGGILIIGAILFATAIAGNFKNKFIVFLFIITILFTTIGFYDDYLKLTRHKNGLSGKKKILGQMIITALTFWFVYKYGLVNKTIDFSIVNPIIKNSYFYITPILFFVFIAFVIIGSSNAVNLTDGLDGLVSGPTIVVSITLLIITYLTGNVKYAKYLNLYYVPQAAEIIVYLAAVIGALIGFLWYNFYPAQVFMGDTGSLTLGGILGIIVIFIKQELLLPIAGFIFIMEALSVMIQVWHFKTFGKRVFKMAPIHHHFELLGLPETKVTIRFWIVSIMTCLLTFVILKLR; encoded by the coding sequence ATGTTATATTTATTACAAGATTTATTTATAAACAGCTGGGGAGTTTTACGTATTTTTAAATCAATAATGTTAAGAGCCTCTGTAGCATTTATGATAGCATTTTTATTTATGCTGATTTTTGGAAAACCGTTTATTGCTTGGCTGAAAAAGAAAAAATATGGAGATACAGCGAGAGAAGAAGGGCCTAAATCGCATTTTGACAAGTCTGGAACACCTACAATGGGAGGAATTTTAATAATCGGAGCAATTTTATTTGCAACTGCCATTGCTGGAAATTTTAAAAATAAATTTATTGTGTTTTTGTTTATAATTACAATTTTATTTACGACAATAGGATTTTACGATGATTATTTAAAATTAACAAGACATAAGAATGGGCTTTCTGGAAAGAAAAAAATATTGGGACAAATGATAATTACAGCATTGACATTTTGGTTTGTTTATAAATATGGACTTGTTAATAAAACAATTGATTTTTCAATAGTTAATCCAATAATAAAAAATTCTTATTTTTATATAACACCGATTTTATTCTTTGTATTTATAGCTTTTGTAATAATCGGATCTTCAAATGCTGTAAATTTAACAGATGGATTGGATGGACTTGTAAGCGGACCTACAATTGTAGTAAGTATCACACTTTTAATCATAACTTATTTGACTGGAAATGTAAAATATGCAAAATACCTAAATCTTTACTATGTTCCGCAAGCTGCTGAAATAATAGTTTATCTTGCGGCGGTAATTGGAGCATTAATTGGATTTTTATGGTATAATTTTTACCCAGCTCAAGTATTTATGGGAGATACAGGTTCTTTGACATTGGGAGGAATTTTAGGAATTATAGTTATTTTTATAAAGCAGGAATTGTTGCTTCCAATAGCAGGTTTCATATTTATTATGGAAGCATTGTCGGTTATGATTCAAGTCTGGCACTTTAAAACTTTTGGAAAAAGAGTATTTAAAATGGCGCCAATTCATCATCACTTTGAATTATTGGGATTGCCTGAAACGAAAGTTACAATAAGATTCTGGATTGTTTCAATAATGACATGTTTATTGACATTTGTAATTTTGAAATTAAGATAA
- a CDS encoding UDP-N-acetylmuramoyl-tripeptide--D-alanyl-D-alanine ligase: MNKSEVFQRLFNKEKTLDLEIKNVSINSRELEKNDVFVAIRGGNNFVNEALEKGAVAVYDSEAVKIDEKYADRAFFVKDSVEFLQNFAREWRKNLDIKVIGITGSNGKTTVKDMIYHLLSQKYKGKKTEGNYNNHIGLPFTLLRAEKDDEFIILEMGMSGFGEIDLLGQIALPDINVITNIGESHLEFLKTKENVFLAKTEIIPYIKDMLVINGDDEYLKNVKAENIEVVRALSLENNKFKEKTSDFYYGDVHFNESGTEFFLKYFGKICQSTVERNYKTNVLGEHNVLNLVMAIAVAKQFGMEDKIIGEAVKNIGLTGMRFQIIENGNTTYINDAYNASPMSMEKSLETFSQIYNDRLKVVVLGDMLELGENELELHSNLFNTIKNTKFDKLYLFGNRMKSLFEKIKENVENKNMDNGNFEINEALKNGEFEHFDEKEKIKEKIRQISAEKVVLLKASRGMKLEEIIEK, from the coding sequence ATGAATAAAAGTGAAGTATTTCAAAGGCTTTTTAACAAAGAAAAAACATTAGATCTTGAAATAAAAAATGTTTCAATCAATTCAAGGGAGCTTGAAAAAAATGATGTTTTTGTTGCCATTAGAGGCGGGAATAATTTTGTTAATGAAGCATTGGAAAAGGGAGCTGTTGCTGTTTACGATAGCGAAGCTGTGAAAATTGATGAAAAATATGCTGATCGTGCATTTTTTGTAAAGGATAGTGTTGAATTTTTGCAAAATTTTGCTAGGGAATGGCGAAAAAATTTAGATATAAAAGTAATTGGAATTACAGGGAGCAATGGGAAAACGACTGTAAAGGACATGATTTACCATTTGCTTTCACAAAAATATAAAGGGAAAAAGACTGAAGGGAATTACAATAATCATATTGGACTGCCCTTCACTTTGTTGCGTGCTGAAAAGGATGATGAGTTTATCATTTTGGAAATGGGAATGAGCGGCTTTGGAGAAATCGATTTGCTGGGGCAAATTGCATTGCCTGATATTAATGTAATTACAAATATTGGGGAGTCGCATCTGGAATTTTTGAAAACGAAGGAAAATGTATTTTTGGCAAAAACGGAAATTATTCCATACATTAAAGACATGCTTGTAATTAATGGCGATGATGAGTATTTAAAAAATGTGAAGGCTGAAAATATTGAAGTTGTAAGGGCTTTAAGTTTGGAAAATAATAAGTTCAAGGAGAAAACATCTGATTTTTATTATGGAGATGTTCATTTTAACGAAAGTGGAACTGAATTTTTTCTGAAATATTTTGGGAAAATTTGTCAAAGTACAGTTGAAAGAAATTATAAGACGAATGTTCTGGGAGAACATAACGTGCTAAATTTAGTTATGGCGATTGCTGTGGCTAAGCAATTCGGGATGGAAGATAAAATAATCGGTGAAGCTGTAAAAAATATTGGCTTGACTGGAATGCGGTTTCAAATAATTGAAAACGGCAACACAACATATATTAATGATGCCTATAATGCAAGTCCAATGTCTATGGAGAAATCACTTGAAACATTTTCCCAAATATATAATGATAGATTAAAAGTTGTAGTTTTGGGGGATATGCTGGAACTAGGGGAAAATGAACTGGAGCTTCATAGCAATCTTTTTAATACAATAAAAAATACAAAATTTGATAAACTTTATTTATTTGGAAATAGAATGAAAAGTTTATTTGAAAAAATAAAAGAAAATGTTGAAAATAAAAATATGGACAATGGGAATTTTGAAATCAATGAAGCCTTGAAAAATGGAGAATTTGAGCATTTTGATGAAAAGGAAAAAATAAAAGAAAAAATAAGACAGATTTCAGCGGAAAAGGTAGTGCTGTTAAAGGCATCACGAGGAATGAAACTGGAAGAAATCATAGAAAAATAA
- a CDS encoding prolyl oligopeptidase family serine peptidase produces MKTKVLVFVGLFLVSVLGISSELPFPTIPIISYSLNAKVFDYGQNIVSIEIDTKGQGKNIQNKQIDKDTFKVFAKGTLPKDAGIVLDDKTKSLGTFEVEREIENIYVNDKGNIVINLKYGKDVVGANTLSYVTGDVSRNVLMDLEYGVDQKKKIKDYKTGFHIQGKIVDEEADKFVAAKSKSGVNYQYFKPVNKDDGKKHPLIIWFHGNGEGGYKDYRNNVSQKLANRGAVAFAEDKAQKIFGGAYVVAPQADDTWYNNYSKGYIKSVKAMIDEFASENNVDKNRIYIFGASAGGYMSFRMIIEYPDYFAAFSTSAAALDKAAISGGVATTAQDLMKIRNKPLWMVHAQNDPTISYENTSKRVYDVLSKYGAILSSYPNVKIGETEYNGHWSWIYSLRNMPVNDKGEHLFEWMARQNLKTRYY; encoded by the coding sequence ATGAAAACTAAAGTATTGGTGTTTGTAGGTTTGTTTTTGGTGAGTGTGTTGGGAATTTCTAGTGAATTACCCTTTCCAACTATTCCAATTATTTCGTATTCGTTAAATGCGAAAGTATTTGATTATGGGCAGAATATTGTTTCCATTGAGATTGATACAAAAGGGCAAGGGAAAAATATTCAAAATAAACAAATTGATAAAGATACATTTAAAGTTTTTGCTAAAGGAACTTTGCCAAAAGATGCTGGAATTGTGCTAGATGATAAGACTAAATCATTGGGGACATTTGAAGTTGAGAGGGAAATTGAGAATATTTATGTGAATGACAAGGGAAATATTGTTATTAATTTGAAATATGGAAAAGATGTGGTTGGAGCAAATACTTTGAGTTATGTTACAGGGGATGTTTCTCGAAATGTATTGATGGATTTAGAGTATGGAGTGGATCAAAAAAAGAAAATAAAGGATTATAAAACAGGATTTCATATACAAGGGAAAATTGTTGATGAGGAAGCTGATAAGTTTGTAGCGGCGAAGTCTAAAAGTGGAGTGAATTATCAATATTTTAAACCTGTTAATAAAGATGATGGGAAGAAACATCCGCTTATAATCTGGTTTCATGGGAATGGTGAAGGCGGATACAAGGATTATCGGAATAATGTTTCACAAAAATTGGCAAATCGTGGGGCAGTGGCTTTTGCAGAAGATAAAGCACAAAAGATATTTGGCGGGGCTTATGTTGTGGCACCGCAGGCTGATGACACTTGGTATAACAATTATAGTAAAGGATACATAAAATCAGTAAAGGCTATGATTGATGAATTTGCTTCTGAAAATAATGTTGATAAAAATAGAATTTATATTTTTGGAGCTTCTGCTGGTGGATATATGTCATTTAGAATGATAATCGAGTATCCAGATTATTTTGCGGCATTTAGTACAAGTGCGGCTGCTCTTGATAAAGCGGCTATTTCTGGCGGAGTTGCAACTACTGCACAGGATTTGATGAAAATAAGAAATAAACCGCTTTGGATGGTTCACGCACAAAATGATCCGACTATTTCCTACGAAAATACAAGTAAAAGAGTTTATGACGTTCTTTCAAAATATGGAGCAATACTTTCCTCTTATCCAAATGTAAAAATTGGTGAAACTGAGTACAATGGACACTGGAGCTGGATTTACAGCCTTAGAAATATGCCTGTGAATGATAAAGGTGAGCATTTATTTGAATGGATGGCAAGACAGAATTTGAAAACTAGATATTATTAG
- a CDS encoding ABC-ATPase domain-containing protein has translation MKNYKELEKILFSMDGKSYSAYKSLKGEYKFLKYVLAIDHVQSDPYAPPSRMRIIMDRKISGIPYELTDTKEKNIAVSDFLTRNFYKEIQKNGNDSSGTGGSGRIFIDRCGQEILERTSVLIKENKIEVRFEMGMPARGRRIMGKAAQKIIFEQLPKIVEKSIIYDNLNKEALKEQIILVLDQEYIRKVLKEKELVAFVANDSILPRENGISDKPMKNAVKFKSPEKFEITLNLPSGKEVSGMGIPKGITLIVGGGYHGKSTLLASLERGIYNHVAQDGREFIISETDAVKIRAEDGRNVEKVNISGFINNLPGNKDTRIFSTENASGSTSQAANVAEALEYGTSLLLIDEDTSATNFMIRDGRMQKLVAKEKEPITPFIDRVKELYDNFGVSTILIIGGSGDYFDVANHVIMMDEYVPKDVTKKAKEIAKSDENKREFSSNDKFQGITQRIPLKKSFSQSGKLDKTKAKGKYSILYGKELIDISGLEQLVDDSQTNCIAVMVDYFKNKVLDEKLTLSQAADRIYEKIEKEGLDSISLYTGHPGNLALPRKQEFCAAVNRYRKLKIK, from the coding sequence AGATCCTTACGCTCCACCTTCAAGAATGCGAATTATAATGGATAGAAAAATTTCAGGAATTCCTTATGAATTAACAGATACAAAGGAGAAAAATATTGCAGTTTCAGATTTTCTTACAAGAAATTTTTACAAGGAAATTCAGAAAAATGGAAATGATAGTTCAGGAACAGGAGGAAGTGGAAGAATTTTTATTGATAGATGTGGACAAGAAATTTTAGAAAGAACATCAGTTTTGATAAAGGAAAATAAAATAGAAGTTAGATTTGAAATGGGAATGCCAGCAAGAGGTAGACGAATAATGGGAAAAGCTGCACAAAAAATTATTTTTGAACAGTTACCTAAAATTGTTGAGAAATCTATTATATATGATAATTTGAACAAAGAAGCCTTAAAAGAGCAAATAATTTTAGTATTAGACCAAGAATATATACGAAAAGTATTGAAAGAAAAAGAATTAGTCGCATTTGTAGCTAACGATTCAATACTTCCACGTGAAAACGGAATTTCAGATAAACCAATGAAAAATGCGGTCAAATTCAAAAGTCCAGAAAAATTTGAAATTACGTTAAATCTTCCAAGTGGAAAAGAAGTATCTGGAATGGGGATTCCAAAAGGAATTACACTAATTGTAGGGGGAGGTTATCACGGAAAATCAACTTTACTAGCATCTCTTGAACGAGGAATTTACAATCACGTTGCTCAAGATGGACGTGAATTCATAATTTCTGAAACAGATGCAGTAAAAATACGTGCAGAAGATGGAAGAAATGTAGAAAAAGTAAATATCAGTGGATTTATCAACAATTTGCCAGGAAATAAAGACACCAGAATTTTTTCAACTGAAAATGCAAGTGGAAGCACTTCACAAGCAGCAAATGTAGCCGAAGCCCTAGAATATGGAACATCTTTACTTTTAATAGATGAAGACACCTCTGCCACAAATTTCATGATTCGTGATGGAAGAATGCAAAAACTTGTTGCAAAGGAAAAAGAGCCTATAACACCATTTATTGACAGAGTAAAAGAACTTTATGATAATTTTGGAGTTTCCACTATACTAATTATCGGTGGTTCTGGAGATTATTTTGATGTAGCAAATCATGTTATAATGATGGATGAGTATGTACCAAAAGATGTAACGAAAAAGGCAAAGGAGATTGCAAAATCAGATGAAAATAAGCGAGAATTTTCTTCAAATGATAAATTTCAAGGAATTACACAGCGAATTCCACTCAAAAAAAGTTTTTCGCAATCTGGAAAACTAGATAAAACAAAAGCCAAAGGGAAATACAGCATTCTATATGGAAAGGAATTAATCGACATTTCTGGGCTGGAGCAGCTTGTGGATGACAGCCAGACAAACTGCATTGCTGTAATGGTTGACTATTTTAAAAATAAAGTGCTGGATGAAAAACTCACGCTTTCGCAAGCGGCTGACAGGATCTATGAAAAAATTGAAAAGGAAGGGCTTGACTCGATTTCTTTATACACAGGGCATCCAGGAAATTTGGCATTGCCTAGAAAGCAGGAATTTTGTGCGGCAGTGAATAGATATAGAAAATTGAAAATAAAATAG